From Prochlorococcus marinus XMU1419, a single genomic window includes:
- a CDS encoding DUF3172 domain-containing protein, translating to MKRPPSNRRPRSGSNRSYYSSNPRENDSYRLRNNSLPSSSEQKINFNTGTIAVLAGVLILGVGIGSAITSTTDGGQGNIASQQQLDMAVPDPEFCRQWGASAFVIDVEMYTTLNPSTSFVTQPALQPGCVIRRENWTVLQKQGAISNEDVRECKQRMNTFAYIGSIRDKPIVKCVYQTDVNENKFIIKGDGQAEDGGVGINKEAIQF from the coding sequence GTGAAAAGACCACCCTCAAATAGAAGGCCTCGGAGCGGCTCAAATAGAAGTTATTACTCTTCAAATCCAAGAGAAAATGATTCTTATCGACTAAGAAATAATAGTTTGCCTTCTTCTTCTGAACAAAAGATCAACTTTAATACTGGAACTATTGCCGTTCTAGCAGGGGTATTAATTCTTGGAGTTGGTATTGGGAGCGCAATTACTAGTACAACTGATGGCGGACAGGGAAATATTGCTAGTCAACAACAATTAGATATGGCTGTTCCAGATCCTGAATTTTGCAGGCAATGGGGCGCAAGTGCATTTGTTATTGACGTTGAAATGTATACAACACTTAATCCATCCACAAGTTTTGTTACTCAACCAGCTCTACAACCAGGATGTGTAATTCGAAGGGAGAATTGGACAGTTTTGCAAAAACAAGGAGCGATTAGTAATGAAGACGTAAGAGAATGTAAGCAAAGAATGAATACTTTTGCTTATATTGGATCTATACGCGATAAACCGATAGTTAAGTGTGTTTATCAAACTGATGTCAACGAAAATAAATTTATAATAAAAGGTGATGGACAAGCCGAAGATGGAGGAGTGGGAATTAATAAAGAGGCGATTCAGTTCTGA
- a CDS encoding LysR family transcriptional regulator yields MPELPFTLDQLRILKAIAAQGSFKKAADLLYVTQPAVSLQIQNLEKQLEITIFDRGGRKALLTEAGRLLLEYCERILNQCDEACKAIEDLNSLKGGTLIIGASQTTGTYLMPRMIGLFRQKYPDVSVQLQVHSTRRTGWSVANGQIDLAIIGGQLPSDLENLLQVIPYATDELALVLPSKHKLSNKKELLKEDLYKLNFVTLDTQSTTRKVVDKLLQDSGLDIQRLKIEMELNSLEAIKNAVQSGLGASFLPVVSIERELAAGTIHKAFVADLEVKRELKLITNPSRYTSRASEVFKKNILPQFASLESPLRQI; encoded by the coding sequence ATGCCAGAATTACCATTTACACTCGACCAATTAAGAATATTAAAAGCTATCGCAGCACAAGGAAGCTTTAAAAAAGCTGCTGATCTACTTTATGTCACTCAACCTGCAGTGAGTTTACAAATACAAAATTTAGAAAAACAACTTGAGATTACAATTTTCGATAGAGGTGGTAGAAAAGCTTTATTAACTGAAGCAGGAAGACTTCTGCTTGAATATTGTGAACGAATATTGAATCAATGCGACGAAGCTTGTAAAGCTATTGAAGATTTGAATAGTTTAAAAGGCGGGACTCTTATCATTGGAGCCAGTCAAACAACTGGAACTTATTTAATGCCAAGGATGATAGGGCTTTTTAGACAAAAATATCCTGATGTGTCTGTTCAACTTCAAGTTCATAGCACTAGGAGAACCGGATGGAGTGTTGCTAATGGACAAATTGACTTAGCCATTATTGGAGGACAATTGCCAAGTGATTTAGAAAATTTGCTACAAGTTATTCCATATGCAACAGATGAATTAGCACTAGTTTTACCCTCTAAACATAAACTATCTAACAAAAAAGAACTTTTAAAAGAAGACTTATACAAATTAAACTTCGTAACATTAGACACTCAATCTACAACAAGGAAAGTTGTTGATAAACTTCTTCAAGATTCTGGACTAGACATTCAAAGATTAAAAATAGAAATGGAACTTAACTCTCTTGAAGCGATAAAGAATGCAGTTCAGTCAGGTCTAGGGGCTTCGTTTTTACCTGTTGTTTCTATTGAAAGAGAATTGGCGGCCGGAACAATCCACAAAGCATTTGTTGCTGACTTAGAAGTAAAAAGAGAACTAAAATTAATTACAAATCCATCAAGATATACTTCTAGGGCATCAGAGGTTTTTAAAAAAAATATATTACCTCAATTTGCTAGTTTAGAGAGCCCATTAAGGCAAATATAA
- a CDS encoding RNA-binding protein: protein MSIRIYIGNLPQEFNPKEFDSIIKSVSDSIRFKAVLDKETKECRGFGFATTNNEENASLLIQKLNGFEFNGSKLRVELSEKKDSASNKKNSGSFNKNKKRKDFKKIVHSDAPNLQAPDPRWAGELSKLKDLLANQKTPA, encoded by the coding sequence ATGAGCATTCGTATCTACATTGGTAACTTACCACAAGAATTTAATCCAAAAGAATTTGATTCAATTATAAAATCAGTTTCTGACTCGATAAGATTTAAAGCAGTTCTAGATAAGGAAACTAAAGAATGCAGAGGCTTTGGTTTCGCAACAACGAACAATGAAGAGAATGCTAGTTTACTAATTCAAAAATTAAATGGTTTTGAATTTAATGGTTCAAAATTAAGAGTTGAGCTTTCAGAGAAGAAAGATTCTGCTTCAAATAAAAAAAATAGTGGAAGCTTCAATAAGAATAAGAAGAGGAAAGACTTTAAGAAAATTGTTCATAGTGATGCACCTAATCTTCAAGCGCCTGATCCAAGATGGGCTGGAGAATTATCTAAATTAAAAGATTTGTTGGCTAATCAAAAAACACCTGCTTAG
- a CDS encoding NAD(P)H-quinone oxidoreductase subunit 5 produces MPQASEIAWLIPVFPLIGAVISGLGLISINKKINNSREIVSIGLISFVGISAVISYKALIEQINGYQSVEKLFVWANAGDFTIPMGFVLDPLGSVMLALVATITLLVMIYSHGYMSHDKGYVRFFTYLALFSSSMMGLIISPNLLEIYVFWELVGMCSYLLVGFWYDRDGAAHAAQKAFVVNRVGDFGLLLGILGLFWATNSFDFNEIATSISQSVSDNSIPIWAALLLCFLVFLGPMAKSAQFPLHVWLPDAMEGPTPISALIHAATMVAAGIFLVARLQPLYSIFPSIQFIIALVGTITCFLGASIALTQMDLKKGLAYSTVSQLGYMMLAMGCGAPIAGIFHLVTHACFKAMLFLGSGSVIHAMEEVVGHQPVLAQDMRLMGGLRKKMPYTSMTFLIGCIAISGIPPLAGFWSKDEILGNAFISFPAFWFVGLLTAGMTAFYMFRLYFLTFEGDFRGENKELQRELLIASKVNLDKDNEEEHEEHGSIHESPWSMTFPLVFLAVPSVIIGFMGLPWDSKFATLLDPEEAEIAAKAFELKEFLPLAISSVLIASAGIIIAFQAYFVKKINLSILFAERFPTVNQFLSNKWYLDDINEKLFVKGSRKLAKEVLEVDSKVVDGVVNLTGLVTLGSGEGLKYFETGRAQFYALIVFGGVILLVAIFGLQSPQVT; encoded by the coding sequence ATGCCTCAAGCCTCAGAAATTGCCTGGTTAATTCCCGTTTTTCCACTTATTGGGGCGGTTATTTCTGGTTTGGGACTAATAAGTATCAATAAGAAAATTAATAATTCTAGAGAAATAGTTTCTATAGGTCTTATTTCTTTTGTTGGGATTTCGGCAGTAATCAGTTATAAGGCTCTGATTGAGCAAATTAATGGTTATCAATCTGTTGAAAAATTATTCGTATGGGCTAATGCTGGAGATTTCACGATTCCAATGGGTTTTGTTCTTGATCCCTTGGGTAGTGTAATGCTTGCATTGGTAGCTACCATAACTTTGCTAGTGATGATTTATTCTCATGGTTATATGTCTCACGATAAAGGTTATGTAAGGTTTTTTACTTATTTAGCTTTATTTAGTAGTTCAATGATGGGATTAATAATTAGCCCAAATTTGTTAGAAATTTATGTTTTTTGGGAATTGGTGGGTATGTGTTCTTACTTATTAGTTGGTTTTTGGTACGACAGAGATGGAGCAGCACATGCGGCTCAAAAAGCATTTGTTGTTAATAGAGTTGGAGATTTTGGATTATTACTAGGAATTCTTGGTCTATTTTGGGCAACAAATAGTTTTGATTTTAATGAAATAGCAACTAGTATTTCCCAATCAGTATCTGATAATTCAATACCTATATGGGCTGCTTTACTTCTTTGTTTTTTAGTTTTTTTAGGGCCAATGGCAAAATCTGCCCAGTTCCCTCTACACGTGTGGTTACCTGATGCAATGGAGGGACCTACGCCAATTTCTGCACTTATTCATGCAGCTACAATGGTTGCCGCTGGAATATTTCTAGTTGCTAGACTTCAACCTTTGTATTCAATATTTCCCTCTATTCAGTTCATCATTGCTTTAGTTGGTACAATTACTTGTTTTTTAGGAGCTTCCATAGCTTTAACCCAGATGGATTTAAAAAAGGGGTTAGCTTACAGCACTGTTTCTCAGCTTGGTTACATGATGCTTGCAATGGGTTGTGGAGCTCCAATTGCTGGAATTTTTCATTTGGTTACTCATGCTTGCTTCAAAGCAATGTTATTTTTAGGATCTGGCTCTGTAATTCATGCAATGGAAGAAGTTGTAGGTCATCAGCCAGTACTTGCACAAGATATGAGATTGATGGGCGGTTTGAGAAAAAAAATGCCTTACACATCTATGACATTTTTAATAGGTTGCATAGCAATTAGCGGGATTCCTCCTCTAGCAGGGTTTTGGAGTAAAGACGAGATACTAGGAAATGCGTTTATATCATTTCCAGCTTTTTGGTTTGTAGGCCTTCTAACGGCCGGCATGACCGCCTTCTATATGTTTAGACTTTATTTCTTAACGTTTGAAGGTGATTTCAGAGGGGAGAATAAAGAACTACAAAGAGAGCTTTTAATAGCTTCAAAGGTCAATCTAGATAAAGATAACGAAGAAGAGCATGAAGAGCATGGTTCCATCCATGAGTCTCCCTGGTCAATGACATTCCCATTAGTATTTTTAGCTGTACCCTCTGTAATTATTGGCTTTATGGGACTCCCATGGGATAGTAAATTTGCAACTTTGCTAGATCCTGAAGAAGCGGAGATTGCGGCAAAAGCTTTTGAATTGAAAGAATTTTTGCCTTTAGCAATAAGTTCAGTCCTTATCGCATCAGCTGGAATCATTATTGCTTTTCAAGCATATTTCGTTAAAAAAATAAATTTGTCAATTTTATTTGCAGAAAGGTTTCCAACTGTTAATCAATTTTTATCAAATAAATGGTATTTAGATGACATCAATGAAAAACTTTTTGTTAAGGGCAGTAGAAAGCTAGCTAAAGAAGTTTTGGAAGTTGATTCTAAGGTTGTTGATGGCGTCGTAAATCTTACTGGACTTGTAACCCTTGGTAGTGGAGAAGGCTTAAAATATTTTGAGACGGGTAGAGCTCAATTTTATGCTCTTATTGTTTTTGGAGGGGTGATTTTATTAGTTGCTATATTTGGCCTTCAATCTCCTCAAGTAACTTAA
- the ndhM gene encoding NAD(P)H-quinone oxidoreductase subunit M: MEKMLLKSTTRHVRIFTAKVVDEELQFHPNKLTLDLDPDNEFIWSEDALKKVNERFSELVKERSGKNLDDYELRKIGSELEGLIKYLLQNGQLSYNPDCKVMNYSMGLPKTNKVL, from the coding sequence ATGGAAAAAATGCTTTTAAAATCAACTACTCGACATGTAAGGATTTTTACTGCAAAAGTTGTTGATGAAGAATTACAGTTTCACCCCAACAAACTTACACTTGATTTAGATCCCGATAACGAGTTTATTTGGAGTGAAGATGCTTTAAAAAAAGTTAATGAAAGATTTAGTGAATTAGTTAAAGAAAGATCAGGAAAGAATTTAGATGATTACGAACTTAGGAAAATAGGTTCAGAATTAGAGGGTTTAATTAAATATTTGCTTCAAAATGGGCAATTGAGTTATAACCCTGATTGTAAAGTAATGAACTACTCAATGGGTTTACCAAAGACAAATAAAGTATTGTGA
- the pds gene encoding 15-cis-phytoene desaturase, with amino-acid sequence MRVVIAGAGLAGLSCAKYLVDNGHIPIVLEARDVLGGKVAAWKDEDGDWYETGLHIFFGAYPNMLQLFKELDIEDRLQWKSHSMIFNQPSEPGTYSRFDFPDIPAPANGVSAILSNNDMLSWNEKILFGLGLVPAMLRGQKYLEKCDTKSWTDWLKEHNIPERVNDEVFIAMSKALNFIGPDEISSTVLLTALNRFLQEKNGSKMAFLDGAPPERLCQPMVDYITARGGEVHMNSPLREINLNEDSTVKSFTVASLNEKEKKEITADAYVSAMPVDLFKLIIPKQWKGLDTFSKLDGLNGVPVINIHLWFDKKLTDIDHLLFSRSPLLSVYADMSITCKEYEDPNRSMLELVFAPAKEWINKSDQDIVDATMEELKKLFPTHFMGDDKTKLRKYKVVKTPRSVYKAVPGCQEFRPSQKSPIKNFFLAGDYTMQKYLASMEGAVLSGKLCAESIHKEHSKIPQNVS; translated from the coding sequence ATGCGTGTTGTAATTGCTGGTGCCGGTTTAGCAGGTTTATCCTGTGCCAAATATCTAGTAGATAATGGTCACATTCCAATTGTTTTAGAGGCTAGAGATGTTCTAGGGGGTAAAGTTGCTGCTTGGAAAGATGAAGATGGAGACTGGTACGAAACCGGTTTACATATATTTTTTGGAGCTTACCCTAATATGTTGCAACTATTTAAAGAATTAGATATTGAAGATAGACTTCAATGGAAAAGCCATTCAATGATTTTTAATCAGCCATCAGAGCCAGGGACATACAGTAGATTTGACTTCCCCGATATTCCAGCTCCCGCAAATGGAGTTTCGGCAATATTAAGTAATAATGATATGCTTTCATGGAATGAAAAAATCCTCTTTGGATTGGGTTTAGTACCTGCAATGTTGAGAGGTCAAAAGTACTTAGAAAAATGTGATACAAAATCATGGACAGATTGGCTAAAAGAACACAATATTCCTGAAAGAGTTAACGATGAAGTTTTTATAGCAATGAGTAAAGCTTTAAATTTCATAGGGCCTGATGAAATATCATCTACCGTTTTATTGACAGCTTTAAATAGATTCTTACAAGAAAAAAATGGCTCGAAAATGGCATTCCTTGACGGAGCTCCTCCAGAAAGACTCTGCCAACCAATGGTTGATTATATTACAGCTCGCGGTGGTGAAGTGCACATGAATAGTCCATTAAGGGAAATTAATCTAAATGAAGATAGTACTGTTAAAAGTTTTACTGTTGCCTCATTAAATGAAAAAGAAAAGAAAGAAATAACAGCTGACGCCTATGTTAGCGCAATGCCTGTTGATCTTTTCAAATTAATAATTCCTAAACAATGGAAAGGTCTAGACACTTTTTCAAAATTAGATGGGTTAAATGGTGTACCAGTTATTAATATCCACTTATGGTTTGACAAAAAATTAACAGATATTGACCATTTACTGTTTAGCAGATCACCACTTCTTAGTGTTTATGCAGATATGAGTATTACATGTAAAGAATATGAAGATCCTAATAGATCAATGCTAGAATTAGTTTTTGCTCCTGCAAAAGAGTGGATAAATAAAAGTGATCAAGATATTGTTGATGCCACTATGGAAGAACTTAAAAAGTTATTCCCAACACATTTCATGGGGGATGACAAAACTAAATTAAGAAAATATAAAGTAGTCAAAACTCCAAGATCTGTATACAAGGCAGTTCCTGGATGCCAAGAGTTTAGACCAAGCCAAAAATCCCCCATTAAAAATTTCTTCTTAGCTGGCGACTATACAATGCAAAAATATTTAGCATCTATGGAAGGAGCTGTTTTAAGTGGTAAATTATGCGCGGAATCAATTCACAAAGAGCATTCCAAAATCCCTCAAAATGTTTCTTAG
- a CDS encoding phytoene synthase, whose amino-acid sequence MKNSISQLDQAYEICRKETQEWAKTFYLGTLLLPLKKRKAIWAIYVWCRRTDEIMDSLEASTKSKEELSDNLDAWEENTKNVFRGNTKSELDAVLLDTIKNYPQSIKPYLDMIEGQRMDLNKFRYKNFEELKLYCYRVAGTVGLMTQNVMGIDSAYTSAPWSAKPDPSDAAIALGIANQLTNILRDVGEDRQRGRIYIPQEDIEKFNYSEEELLKGEINNQWKALMNFQLIRARDWFQKSEDGIKWLSSDARWPVWTSLRLYRGILDSIERLDYDVFNNRAFVKNSVKAFEIPISFLISRIK is encoded by the coding sequence TTGAAAAATTCAATTTCTCAACTAGATCAAGCATATGAGATCTGCCGTAAAGAAACCCAAGAATGGGCTAAAACTTTCTACTTGGGCACTCTGCTACTGCCACTAAAAAAAAGAAAAGCCATTTGGGCTATTTACGTATGGTGTAGAAGAACTGATGAAATAATGGATAGCTTAGAAGCTTCAACTAAGTCCAAAGAGGAACTTTCAGATAATTTAGATGCATGGGAAGAAAATACAAAGAATGTATTCAGGGGCAATACTAAATCCGAATTAGATGCAGTTTTATTAGATACGATCAAAAATTATCCACAAAGTATTAAACCTTACCTGGATATGATAGAGGGTCAAAGGATGGATCTCAATAAATTCAGATACAAAAATTTTGAAGAATTAAAACTTTATTGCTATAGAGTAGCAGGGACTGTTGGTTTAATGACGCAAAATGTTATGGGGATTGATAGCGCTTATACTTCTGCGCCATGGAGTGCCAAGCCCGACCCATCAGATGCAGCCATAGCTTTGGGTATAGCAAATCAATTAACGAATATCTTACGAGATGTAGGAGAAGATAGACAAAGAGGTAGGATTTATATCCCACAAGAGGATATTGAAAAATTTAACTATTCTGAGGAAGAACTTTTAAAAGGGGAAATAAACAATCAGTGGAAGGCACTTATGAACTTTCAATTAATAAGAGCTCGCGATTGGTTCCAAAAGTCTGAAGATGGAATAAAATGGTTAAGTTCAGATGCAAGATGGCCAGTATGGACATCTTTACGTCTCTACAGAGGAATATTAGACTCTATTGAAAGGTTAGATTATGATGTTTTTAACAACAGAGCTTTTGTAAAAAATTCAGTAAAAGCTTTTGAAATTCCTATATCTTTTTTAATTTCTCGAATTAAATAA
- a CDS encoding NnrU family protein: METHKTSVEILLLILIFAVIHSGGAALRIKAESIIGPRLWRLCFVFFSLPSAIVLISYFLVHRYDGIRLWNFQGNSFVFVIVWFLTAISFLFLYPATYNLLEIPSVLKPKVRIYGTGIMRITRHPQAFGQIIWCFAHTLWIGTTFTLITSFGLILHHLFAIWHGDRRLAKRFGEEFEKFKKNTSIIPFMAIIEGRQELKIKEFFRPSQLGILIAIGLLWWSHQYINIAVQTFNSSFLSEFFN, encoded by the coding sequence ATGGAGACACATAAAACATCTGTAGAAATATTATTGTTGATTTTAATTTTTGCAGTAATTCATAGTGGCGGAGCTGCTTTAAGAATTAAAGCAGAATCAATTATAGGACCAAGATTATGGCGGTTATGCTTTGTTTTTTTTAGTTTGCCATCAGCAATTGTTTTAATTAGTTACTTTCTAGTACACAGATATGACGGAATAAGACTATGGAATTTTCAAGGGAATAGTTTTGTTTTTGTAATAGTTTGGTTTTTAACGGCAATAAGTTTTTTATTTTTATATCCCGCTACTTATAATTTGTTAGAAATTCCCTCAGTTTTAAAACCTAAAGTGAGAATTTATGGGACAGGAATAATGAGAATTACAAGACATCCGCAAGCTTTTGGTCAGATAATTTGGTGTTTTGCACATACTTTATGGATTGGGACAACATTCACATTAATAACTTCTTTTGGATTAATTTTGCACCATCTTTTCGCAATATGGCATGGCGATAGGAGATTAGCTAAAAGGTTTGGAGAGGAATTTGAAAAGTTTAAAAAAAATACTTCCATCATCCCATTTATGGCAATAATTGAAGGGAGGCAAGAATTAAAAATTAAAGAATTTTTTAGGCCATCTCAGCTTGGTATACTAATTGCAATAGGCTTACTTTGGTGGTCCCATCAATATATAAATATTGCTGTTCAAACATTTAATTCATCATTTTTGTCTGAATTTTTCAATTGA
- a CDS encoding molecular chaperone, which translates to MTNNPKRRHNIPTLAIHSTDNSFGFGYRKNDNHASDQLFIKEFDKNLCNNLIVDFNKFISIENLQKVNKIAVSVGPANFNASRLIVVLARTISQQLNCPLDSFSSFEIMAKRIALKNNILANKKSFWIYKKLNREGFIAGKYEIFHNENNADLVIRETVLPKLIKELESKELFFEANHDEEKDLTKLLDLSNKNFLNANVNSWQKVSPLYPISPFN; encoded by the coding sequence ATGACGAACAATCCCAAACGAAGACATAACATACCTACATTAGCGATACACAGCACAGATAATTCTTTTGGATTTGGATACAGAAAGAACGATAATCATGCATCTGATCAATTATTCATCAAAGAATTTGATAAGAACTTATGCAACAACTTAATAGTTGATTTTAATAAATTTATTTCAATAGAAAACTTACAAAAAGTAAATAAGATAGCTGTCAGTGTAGGGCCGGCAAATTTTAATGCCTCAAGACTTATCGTCGTTTTAGCAAGAACAATTTCGCAACAATTAAATTGTCCATTAGACAGTTTTAGTTCATTTGAAATAATGGCAAAAAGAATTGCATTAAAAAATAATATTCTTGCTAACAAAAAATCATTCTGGATTTACAAAAAATTAAATCGAGAGGGATTTATTGCAGGCAAATATGAGATTTTTCATAACGAAAACAATGCAGATTTAGTCATTCGAGAAACGGTTTTACCGAAACTTATTAAAGAATTAGAAAGTAAAGAACTTTTTTTTGAAGCAAATCATGATGAAGAAAAAGATTTAACAAAATTATTAGATTTATCGAATAAAAATTTTTTAAACGCAAATGTAAATTCATGGCAAAAAGTTTCTCCACTTTATCCTATTTCTCCTTTCAACTAA
- a CDS encoding Ycf34 family protein — MCICINCKWVDRCITYHDVENNHGVDHICDIPDFKAKKPFIHVSIIKDKNGTYKTDWDVQSCESFTNEFGKWSKYYPGMKLPT, encoded by the coding sequence ATGTGCATTTGCATCAACTGTAAATGGGTAGATAGATGTATTACTTATCATGATGTCGAAAATAATCATGGTGTTGATCATATTTGCGATATACCTGATTTTAAAGCAAAAAAGCCATTCATCCATGTCAGTATAATTAAAGATAAGAATGGCACTTACAAAACTGATTGGGATGTCCAATCTTGTGAAAGTTTTACGAACGAATTTGGTAAATGGTCTAAATACTATCCAGGCATGAAATTGCCTACTTAA
- a CDS encoding CCA tRNA nucleotidyltransferase — protein MKNNILTDHTLIIEKLERSIKFYNLDPIVSFLPKGSYLVGGYIRNIILGRVTEKVDVDIVVPLNAIKIGKKIAENHKLKFVILDKKREVVRIIFNHISIDIANQSSSTIQGDLSSRDFSINSIAFLFDKKCLFDPLNGLKDLELSLLKTYSEINLLNDPLRILRCFRFVAELNFKIDLKLVTFIKKNKAKLCLVARERINYEIQKILNGANALEALILVKKMNIFESDYLYKDSFFLDLEEIDYECLNQDEKDKFLPLFFVGQILDVVSLEKLKFNRAEITKTKLLRKWHVFLKKKNVSKLNELDRFKLHQELEMFLPSFIFYLPQDLRLDWLSRWRDKDDKLFHPSNYLNGDVIKKIFKINDGPILGELLQYLSKELAYKRLNNFDEAIYKAKQWIEQNAPKCD, from the coding sequence ATGAAAAATAATATTCTCACCGATCATACACTAATAATTGAAAAATTAGAAAGAAGTATAAAATTCTATAATTTGGATCCTATTGTATCTTTTTTACCTAAGGGATCATATTTAGTTGGTGGTTATATAAGAAATATTATTTTAGGAAGAGTAACGGAAAAGGTTGATGTTGATATTGTTGTACCTTTAAATGCTATTAAAATTGGAAAAAAAATTGCAGAAAATCATAAATTAAAATTCGTAATTTTAGATAAAAAAAGAGAAGTGGTAAGAATTATTTTTAATCATATTTCAATTGATATTGCAAATCAGAGTTCTTCTACTATCCAAGGAGATTTGTCCAGCAGGGACTTTTCAATTAATTCAATTGCTTTCTTATTTGATAAAAAGTGTTTATTTGACCCATTAAATGGCCTAAAAGACCTAGAACTTTCATTGCTGAAAACTTATTCAGAAATAAATTTGCTTAATGACCCTTTAAGAATATTGAGATGTTTTCGATTCGTTGCGGAGTTGAATTTTAAGATTGATTTAAAATTAGTAACTTTTATAAAAAAAAATAAAGCAAAATTATGTCTTGTTGCTCGAGAGAGGATAAATTATGAAATACAAAAAATATTAAATGGGGCAAATGCTCTTGAAGCCTTAATATTGGTAAAAAAAATGAACATATTTGAATCTGATTATTTATATAAAGATTCTTTTTTTTTGGATTTAGAGGAAATTGATTATGAGTGCCTTAATCAAGATGAAAAAGATAAATTCTTACCACTATTCTTTGTTGGCCAGATTTTAGATGTTGTATCTTTAGAGAAACTTAAATTTAATAGAGCTGAAATAACAAAAACTAAATTATTGAGAAAGTGGCATGTTTTTTTGAAGAAAAAAAATGTTTCTAAGTTAAATGAATTAGATAGGTTTAAATTACATCAAGAATTAGAAATGTTTCTTCCATCTTTTATTTTTTACTTACCTCAAGATTTACGCCTTGATTGGCTTAGTAGATGGCGTGACAAGGATGACAAATTATTTCATCCCTCAAATTATCTTAATGGTGATGTTATAAAAAAAATTTTTAAAATAAATGATGGTCCTATATTAGGAGAGCTTTTGCAATATCTCTCAAAGGAACTCGCATATAAAAGATTGAATAATTTTGATGAAGCTATTTATAAAGCAAAGCAATGGATTGAACAAAATGCGCCAAAATGTGATTAA